Proteins from one Bactrocera neohumeralis isolate Rockhampton chromosome 3, APGP_CSIRO_Bneo_wtdbg2-racon-allhic-juicebox.fasta_v2, whole genome shotgun sequence genomic window:
- the LOC126752223 gene encoding uncharacterized protein LOC126752223 isoform X3: MPRSSSSKANRNDLVSKSNKLQENNMKSTERNAAARNSPERVFVNSLIIQEALETFINRHRSSLQKLTELNTKLGQQNSLSNVQINNQHGTILALNEKIAAGEKELTKYKEEQTRLMESKSLLRAELLTFKKRCGELMISNENELKECGEKEAVLRNELDVIRQELQAKHAELDNNNSELVKTRIEINESKLQLEQQQKSINDLQDELLQKDKTINTLRKEHVDYKTETEKTINKMREIQQIFYPNATNPLPHIQRNDETRSTQPVSITVQPRPQSRAALKRSSTSSSSDTDVDNEERALLRGWRPTRNVKSLPTRSESGRGSTDIPPTSESGVEVITHKRSRR, encoded by the exons TAAAGCAAATCGCAACGACTTAGTATCAAAGTCAAATAAATTACAAGAAAACAACATGAAGTCCACTGAAAGAAATGCAGCTGCAAGAAATAGCCCTGAGAGAGTGTTTGTTAATTCACTAATTATTCAAGAGGCGCTAGAAACGTTCATAAATCGCCATCGTAGCAGTTTACAAAAACTAACGGAACTAAATACTAAGCTGGGTCAACAAAACTCTCTTTCAAATGTACAAATTAACAATCAACATGGCACCATATTGGCGCTAAATGAAAA aatTGCCGCTGGCGAAAAAGAGCTCACCAAATACAAAGAAGAGCAAACTCGTTTGATGGAAAGTAAAAGTTTGCTGCGCGCTGAATTGTTGACTTTTAAAAAGCGCTGTGGTGAATTGATGATTTCCAATGAAAATGAGCTGAAGGAGTGTGGTGAAAAGGAGGCGGTGTTGAGAAATGAG CTTGATGTGATTCGTCAAGAATTGCAAGCCAAGCACGCTGAATTGGACAATAACAACTCGGAGCTAGTAAAAACACGAATCGAAATCAATGAAAGCAAACTGCAGCTGGAGCAACAGCAG AAATCAATCAATGATTTGCAGGATGAACTGTTGCAAAAAGATAAAACCATTAATACCTTGCGTAAAGAACACGTTGACTATAAAACTGAAACAGAG AAAACCATCAATAAAATGCGTGAAATCCAACAAATCTTCTACCCGAATGCCACAAATCCCTTGCCGCATATACAACGAAACGACGAGACTCGCTCTACG CAACCTGTCAGCATTACTGTGCAGCCGAGACCTCAGAGCCGCGCTGCCTTAAAGCGCAGTTCTACGTCTTCTTCTTCGGATACAGATGTGGATAATGAGGAGCGCGCATTGCTGCGCGGTTGGAGACCAACAAGaaatgtt aaaagcCTACCGACGCGATCTGAAAGTGGTAGAGGTTCAACG GATATTCCACCAACATCAGAAAGCGGTGTTGAAGTAATCACACATAAACGTTCACGGCGTTAG
- the LOC126752223 gene encoding uncharacterized protein LOC126752223 isoform X1, producing the protein MPRSSSSKANRNDLVSKSNKLQENNMKSTERNAAARNSPERVFVNSLIIQEALETFINRHRSSLQKLTELNTKLGQQNSLSNVQINNQHGTILALNEKIAAGEKELTKYKEEQTRLMESKSLLRAELLTFKKRCGELMISNENELKECGEKEAVLRNEVGIFNEGMYGYKRITVSLNLQLDVIRQELQAKHAELDNNNSELVKTRIEINESKLQLEQQQKSINDLQDELLQKDKTINTLRKEHVDYKTETEKTINKMREIQQIFYPNATNPLPHIQRNDETRSTQPVSITVQPRPQSRAALKRSSTSSSSDTDVDNEERALLRGWRPTRNVKSLPTRSESGRGSTDIPPTSESGVEVITHKRSRR; encoded by the exons TAAAGCAAATCGCAACGACTTAGTATCAAAGTCAAATAAATTACAAGAAAACAACATGAAGTCCACTGAAAGAAATGCAGCTGCAAGAAATAGCCCTGAGAGAGTGTTTGTTAATTCACTAATTATTCAAGAGGCGCTAGAAACGTTCATAAATCGCCATCGTAGCAGTTTACAAAAACTAACGGAACTAAATACTAAGCTGGGTCAACAAAACTCTCTTTCAAATGTACAAATTAACAATCAACATGGCACCATATTGGCGCTAAATGAAAA aatTGCCGCTGGCGAAAAAGAGCTCACCAAATACAAAGAAGAGCAAACTCGTTTGATGGAAAGTAAAAGTTTGCTGCGCGCTGAATTGTTGACTTTTAAAAAGCGCTGTGGTGAATTGATGATTTCCAATGAAAATGAGCTGAAGGAGTGTGGTGAAAAGGAGGCGGTGTTGAGAAATGAGGTGGGTATATTTAATGAAGGAATGTATGGATATAAAAGAATAACTGTATCTCTTAACTTGCAGCTTGATGTGATTCGTCAAGAATTGCAAGCCAAGCACGCTGAATTGGACAATAACAACTCGGAGCTAGTAAAAACACGAATCGAAATCAATGAAAGCAAACTGCAGCTGGAGCAACAGCAG AAATCAATCAATGATTTGCAGGATGAACTGTTGCAAAAAGATAAAACCATTAATACCTTGCGTAAAGAACACGTTGACTATAAAACTGAAACAGAG AAAACCATCAATAAAATGCGTGAAATCCAACAAATCTTCTACCCGAATGCCACAAATCCCTTGCCGCATATACAACGAAACGACGAGACTCGCTCTACG CAACCTGTCAGCATTACTGTGCAGCCGAGACCTCAGAGCCGCGCTGCCTTAAAGCGCAGTTCTACGTCTTCTTCTTCGGATACAGATGTGGATAATGAGGAGCGCGCATTGCTGCGCGGTTGGAGACCAACAAGaaatgtt aaaagcCTACCGACGCGATCTGAAAGTGGTAGAGGTTCAACG GATATTCCACCAACATCAGAAAGCGGTGTTGAAGTAATCACACATAAACGTTCACGGCGTTAG
- the LOC126752223 gene encoding uncharacterized protein LOC126752223 isoform X2, with protein sequence MPRSSSSKANRNDLVSKSNKLQENNMKSTERNAAARNSPERVFVNSLIIQEALETFINRHRSSLQKLTELNTKLGQQNSLSNVQINNQHGTILALNEKIAAGEKELTKYKEEQTRLMESKSLLRAELLTFKKRCGELMISNENELKECGEKEAVLRNEVGIFNEGMYGYKRITVSLNLQLDVIRQELQAKHAELDNNNSELVKTRIEINESKLQLEQQQKSINDLQDELLQKDKTINTLRKEHVDYKTETEKTINKMREIQQIFYPNATNPLPHIQRNDETRSTQPVSITVQPRPQSRAALKRSSTSSSSDTDVDNEERALLRGWRPTRNKSLPTRSESGRGSTDIPPTSESGVEVITHKRSRR encoded by the exons TAAAGCAAATCGCAACGACTTAGTATCAAAGTCAAATAAATTACAAGAAAACAACATGAAGTCCACTGAAAGAAATGCAGCTGCAAGAAATAGCCCTGAGAGAGTGTTTGTTAATTCACTAATTATTCAAGAGGCGCTAGAAACGTTCATAAATCGCCATCGTAGCAGTTTACAAAAACTAACGGAACTAAATACTAAGCTGGGTCAACAAAACTCTCTTTCAAATGTACAAATTAACAATCAACATGGCACCATATTGGCGCTAAATGAAAA aatTGCCGCTGGCGAAAAAGAGCTCACCAAATACAAAGAAGAGCAAACTCGTTTGATGGAAAGTAAAAGTTTGCTGCGCGCTGAATTGTTGACTTTTAAAAAGCGCTGTGGTGAATTGATGATTTCCAATGAAAATGAGCTGAAGGAGTGTGGTGAAAAGGAGGCGGTGTTGAGAAATGAGGTGGGTATATTTAATGAAGGAATGTATGGATATAAAAGAATAACTGTATCTCTTAACTTGCAGCTTGATGTGATTCGTCAAGAATTGCAAGCCAAGCACGCTGAATTGGACAATAACAACTCGGAGCTAGTAAAAACACGAATCGAAATCAATGAAAGCAAACTGCAGCTGGAGCAACAGCAG AAATCAATCAATGATTTGCAGGATGAACTGTTGCAAAAAGATAAAACCATTAATACCTTGCGTAAAGAACACGTTGACTATAAAACTGAAACAGAG AAAACCATCAATAAAATGCGTGAAATCCAACAAATCTTCTACCCGAATGCCACAAATCCCTTGCCGCATATACAACGAAACGACGAGACTCGCTCTACG CAACCTGTCAGCATTACTGTGCAGCCGAGACCTCAGAGCCGCGCTGCCTTAAAGCGCAGTTCTACGTCTTCTTCTTCGGATACAGATGTGGATAATGAGGAGCGCGCATTGCTGCGCGGTTGGAGACCAACAAGaaat aaaagcCTACCGACGCGATCTGAAAGTGGTAGAGGTTCAACG GATATTCCACCAACATCAGAAAGCGGTGTTGAAGTAATCACACATAAACGTTCACGGCGTTAG
- the LOC126752223 gene encoding uncharacterized protein LOC126752223 isoform X4, which produces MKSTERNAAARNSPERVFVNSLIIQEALETFINRHRSSLQKLTELNTKLGQQNSLSNVQINNQHGTILALNEKIAAGEKELTKYKEEQTRLMESKSLLRAELLTFKKRCGELMISNENELKECGEKEAVLRNEVGIFNEGMYGYKRITVSLNLQLDVIRQELQAKHAELDNNNSELVKTRIEINESKLQLEQQQKSINDLQDELLQKDKTINTLRKEHVDYKTETEKTINKMREIQQIFYPNATNPLPHIQRNDETRSTQPVSITVQPRPQSRAALKRSSTSSSSDTDVDNEERALLRGWRPTRNVKSLPTRSESGRGSTDIPPTSESGVEVITHKRSRR; this is translated from the exons ATGAAGTCCACTGAAAGAAATGCAGCTGCAAGAAATAGCCCTGAGAGAGTGTTTGTTAATTCACTAATTATTCAAGAGGCGCTAGAAACGTTCATAAATCGCCATCGTAGCAGTTTACAAAAACTAACGGAACTAAATACTAAGCTGGGTCAACAAAACTCTCTTTCAAATGTACAAATTAACAATCAACATGGCACCATATTGGCGCTAAATGAAAA aatTGCCGCTGGCGAAAAAGAGCTCACCAAATACAAAGAAGAGCAAACTCGTTTGATGGAAAGTAAAAGTTTGCTGCGCGCTGAATTGTTGACTTTTAAAAAGCGCTGTGGTGAATTGATGATTTCCAATGAAAATGAGCTGAAGGAGTGTGGTGAAAAGGAGGCGGTGTTGAGAAATGAGGTGGGTATATTTAATGAAGGAATGTATGGATATAAAAGAATAACTGTATCTCTTAACTTGCAGCTTGATGTGATTCGTCAAGAATTGCAAGCCAAGCACGCTGAATTGGACAATAACAACTCGGAGCTAGTAAAAACACGAATCGAAATCAATGAAAGCAAACTGCAGCTGGAGCAACAGCAG AAATCAATCAATGATTTGCAGGATGAACTGTTGCAAAAAGATAAAACCATTAATACCTTGCGTAAAGAACACGTTGACTATAAAACTGAAACAGAG AAAACCATCAATAAAATGCGTGAAATCCAACAAATCTTCTACCCGAATGCCACAAATCCCTTGCCGCATATACAACGAAACGACGAGACTCGCTCTACG CAACCTGTCAGCATTACTGTGCAGCCGAGACCTCAGAGCCGCGCTGCCTTAAAGCGCAGTTCTACGTCTTCTTCTTCGGATACAGATGTGGATAATGAGGAGCGCGCATTGCTGCGCGGTTGGAGACCAACAAGaaatgtt aaaagcCTACCGACGCGATCTGAAAGTGGTAGAGGTTCAACG GATATTCCACCAACATCAGAAAGCGGTGTTGAAGTAATCACACATAAACGTTCACGGCGTTAG
- the LOC126752221 gene encoding trimethyllysine dioxygenase, mitochondrial translates to MIQIKHSRSGKTLKINTFWLRDHCRCSDCYNTETKQRKYNLLDIPKTVKPTRTEYIKDGLQYEVHWSDGHTSVYDIDFLHDAQVEHIVAHAEDSTVRVPWNQPFIVAHEAHLRTTLAELVSSEAAVRKIVQSLIRYGIAFIDGVPPNTTMTEMAVRRIFPPMKTFFGEMYTFSDVQDHADTAYTKQYLGLHTDNTYFCDAAGLQSLHCIQHVNGTGGENFFADGLHAARELRHQNPRAFEILTRVAVPAEYIEDGQYHKHSAPIIRVDPVSGEIVQLRLNVYDRAQFDSIPQAEMQDFYDSFREYLEIVQRIENQWTFKLHPGTVLIFDNWRVFHGRHAYTGQRTMTGCYVQRTDFLSKARVLGIID, encoded by the exons ATGATACAAATTAAACACAGTCGCAGTGGCAAAACGCTGAAAATCAATACATTTTGGCTACGTGATCACTGTCGCTGCAGCGATTGCTACAACACGGAGACCAAGCAACGCAAATACAATCTGCTGGACATACCGAAAACCGTGAAACCGACAAGGACTGAATACATCAAGGATGGACTGCAATATGAAGTGCACT GGAGTGATGGCCATACATCCGTTTATGATATCGATTTCCTGCACGACGCGCAAGTTGAACATATCGTGGCGCACGCCGAGGACTCTACTGTGCGCGTACCCTGGAATCAGCCGTTTATTGTCGCGCACGAAGCGCACTTGCGCACCACACTCGCCGAGCTGGTGAGCTCCGAAGCGGCAGTGCGTAAAATTGTGCAAAGCCTGATACGTTACGGCATCGCTTTCATTGATGGCGTACCGCCGAACACCACAATGACCGAAATGGCGGTGCGTCGCATCTTTCCGCCGATGAAAACATTTTTCGGCGAAATGTACACCTTCTCCGATGTACAGGATCACGCTGATACCGCCTACACCAAACAATACCTCGGTCTACATACGGACAACACGTATTTCTGCGATGCTGCGGGCCTGCAATCGTTGCATTGCATACAACATGTTAACGGCACGGGAGGTGAGAATTTCTTCGCGGACGGTTTGCATGCAGCGCGCGAATTGAGGCATCAAAATCCGCGCGCTTTTGAGATACTAACGCGTGTCGCCGTGCCGGCGGAGTATATTGAGGATGGACAATATCATAAGCATTCTGCACCGATTATACGCGTGGATCCCGTGAGTGGTGAAATAGTGCAGCTACGCTTGAATGTATACGATCGCGCACAATTCGATAGCATACCACAAGCGGAAATGCAAGATTTCTACGATAGTTTCCGTGAATATTTGGAGATCGTGCAACGCATCGAGAATCAATGGACTTTCAAATTACATCCTGGCACTGTGTTGATTTTCGATAACTGGCGTGTGTTTCACGGCCGACATGCGTACACGGGTCAACGCACCATGACTGGTTGTTATGTACAGCGGACGGACTTTTTGAGCAAGGCGCGCGTACTGGGCATCATCGATTGA